AGCTGCACAGCGAATCGTTCTGGCTGACCGTCTACCCGTTGCCGGAGGGCAGCAAGGGCAAGGGAACGATCCAGTTTGTATTCCGGGCCCATCTGGTCCTGGCGCTGCTGACCGGATTGCCGCTCCTGCTTCAGGCCGGGCAGCGGCCGCTGGAAGTACTGGGCACCTTCGCCTGCGGATTCCTGTTGGCGTATCTGTTCAAGGTCAACTCCACCCGCAAGGAAGCCCGTGTGGATGAAGACGATCTGTAGTCACCCGCAAGCGGGTGTGCTTATAACAAATGGCCTCAGGCTCTCGCGGATGCGGAGTCTGAGGCCATTTTCAGAAGAAAAGAATGTATAAAAGGGAATTCCCTCTTCATATCAGGTGGAGCAGGGAATGCTATAACACGTGGATCGGAGAGAGCACGCAGCTCCCTCCAGGGGACTCACTCCCTGTTAGACAAAGAGTGAACGGCTGATGATAACCAGCAGGATAAAGAGAACCAGAATGGCTCCAGTGCTTGTGAACCCGCCGCCGTATCCGTATCCGCCTCTAACTTCTTCGCTCATTGTTCATTCCCCTTTCGCGTGTGAGTTGTTGTACTTGAGTACATCGTATTGTATGTGCGGAGGGAAGAACGTGTATAGGCCAATGCCATAGCACCGGGCAAAAAAAATCAGCCCCGGCCTTCCGGGGCTGACAGAGGTATGCAAAGACGGATGATCAGGCCTTCTCCAAATCACGGATGCCCGCATAGACCAGATCGAACAGATCCTCCAGCTG
The sequence above is a segment of the Paenibacillus sp. FSL R7-0204 genome. Coding sequences within it:
- a CDS encoding YjcZ family sporulation protein; this encodes MSEEVRGGYGYGGGFTSTGAILVLFILLVIISRSLFV